The proteins below come from a single Lates calcarifer isolate ASB-BC8 linkage group LG11, TLL_Latcal_v3, whole genome shotgun sequence genomic window:
- the socs3a gene encoding suppressor of cytokine signaling 3a → MVTHSKFDSAMSSSLLDSNMRLPYRYKTFTSKTQYQMVLSTLHKLQESGFYWGAITGKEANAMLAAETTGTFLVRDSSDNRHLFTLSVKTASGTKNLRIQCDTASFYLQTDPKNIQSVPHFDCVLKLVHYYMPQSKGNTRSGNMYYIYSGGEKIPLELIKPLSCSLSTLQHLCRKTVNGHLDISSKRDQLPHPLKEFLQEYDAPI, encoded by the coding sequence ATGGTAACTCACAGCAAGTTTGACTCCGCGATGAGCAGCAGCCTCTTGGACTCCAACATGCGGCTGCCTTACCGTTACAAGACTTTCACCTCCAAGACGCAGTACCAGATGGTCCTCTCCACGCTCCACAAGCTGCAGGAGAGTGGCTTCTACTGGGGTGCCATCACCGGGAAGGAGGCCAACGCCATGTTGGCGGCCGAGACCACCGGCACCTTCCTTGTCCGGGACAGCTCGGACAACCGGCACCTGTTCACCCTCAGTGTTAAGACAGCGTCTGGCACCAAGAACCTGCGCATCCAGTGCGACACGGCTTCTTTTTACCTGCAGACGGACCCTAAGAACATTCAGTCCGTCCCCCACTTTGACTGCGTCCTGAAGCTGGTTCATTACTACATGCCTCAGAGCAAGGGGAACACTCGCAGTGGGAATATGTACTACATTTACTCTGGAGGAGAGAAGATCCCTCTGGAGCTCATTAAACCTCTCTCCTGCAGTTTGTCCACCTTGCAGCACCTGTGCAGGAAAACAGTCAATGGACACTTGGACATTTCCTCTAAAAGAGACCAACTGCCTCATCCTCTTAAGGAGTTCCTCCAGGAGTATGATGCTCCTATCTAG